In a genomic window of Quercus lobata isolate SW786 chromosome 4, ValleyOak3.0 Primary Assembly, whole genome shotgun sequence:
- the LOC115985479 gene encoding uncharacterized protein LOC115985479, translated as MNFDGALFSDLGAAGLGVVIRDSSGQVVGALAERIPIPRFAATMEALAYCRALNFAKELSIFDVVCKGDAEVIIRALQSREVVHPEYGHVLQDTLVLANVLRVCNFVHVKCVGNSVAHFLARCSKSSNELQVWLETIPEDIAPLVMRDSL; from the coding sequence ATGAACTTTGATGGGGCTCTGTTTAGTGATCTCGGTGCTGCTGGCTTAGGTGTGGTGATTCGTGATTCGAGTGGGCAAGTTGTGGGAGCCTTGGCAGAACGCATCCCAATCCCCAGGTTTGCTGCAACTATGGAAGCTCTAGCGTATTGTAGAGCTCTAAATTTTGCTAAAGAGTTAAGTATTTTTGATGTAGTTTGTAAAGGTGATGCAGAAGTTATTATTAGAGCTTTACAATCTAGGGAGGTTGTTCATCCAGAGTATGGTCATGTGTTGCAGGACACCCTTGTTTTGGCAAATGTTTTAagagtttgtaattttgttcatgTAAAATGTGTAGGTAACTCGGTTGCCCATTTTCTTGCCAGATGTTCTAAGTCAAGCAACGAGCTGCAGGTCTGGCTTGAGACCATTCCTGAGGATATAGCTCCTCTTGTAATGAGGGATTCTTTGTAA
- the LOC115983535 gene encoding desiccation protectant protein Lea14 homolog, translating to MSQLLNKAKNFVVENVANVKKPEATINDVDFKRVSGDSVEYLAKVSVTNPYGHPIPICEISYTLKSAGRVIASGTVPDPGSLKASDTTMLEVPVKVAHSIMVSLAKDVCADGDIDYELDLGITIDLPIIGNFTIPLSTKGEVKLPTLSDMF from the exons ATGTCTCAGTTGTTGAACAAAGCTAAGAACTTCGTGGTAGAGAATGTGGCCAACGTAAAGAAGCCAGAGGCTACTATCAATGATGTTGATTTCAAGCGTGTGAGCGGTGATTCTGTGGAGTACCTCGCTAAGGTCTCTGTGACCAACCCTTATGGACATCCCATACCCATTTGCGAGATCTCTTACACTCTCAAGAGTGCTGGCAG GGTGATTGCATCAGGGACAGTACCAGACCCAGGGTCTCTGAAGGCGAGTGACACAACAATGCTAGAGGTTCCAGTGAAGGTGGCACACAGTATAATGGTGAGCTTGGCAAAGGATGTTTGTGCAGATGGGGACATAGACTATGAGTTGGATTTGGGTATCACTATTGACCTTCCCATCATTGGAAACTTTACCATTCCCCTTTCTACCAAGGGAGAGGTCAAGCTACCTACCCTCTCTGACATGTTTTAA